The DNA segment CATCGAGGAGAGGTTGGAAGAGTTCGCTGGCCTGCTTGGGCTGTAGAGCGAACAAACGGTCTTCGGCTTCGCGACGTACTTCATCGGCGTTGTCGAGCCCTTGCTCGAGCCAGGGGAATACACGCTGGTCTTCTACGAAGGCAATTTTTTCAATCCTGCGTCGACACTGCAGCGCGTCGACCATGGTATTTCGATAGCCGGTGGCATCGTAGGAACTCGCTTCGATGCCGAAGTTCGTCTCCATGGTTTGGAAGAAATCGCGGAGCATGGCGAGAAATTCGATCTCAATAACATGCATGCCTTCGTCTTCGGCGGTGACCGGCGAATTGGGGGCCGAACGCAAATAATCGAGGATTAAATCGATACTCGCAGGGGTCATGTCGCGCTGGTTTTCCTTCGTGAAATGTTCAAGAAGAAATTCTGCCGCGGCATAGTAGTCTTTGCAGACCAGTGGTTTCGTTCTTTTCTCGGTAGGAAGGTCTTTGTCTTTTGCCTCTTCCGCGAGTTTGTCGGAGTTGGCCTTTAATTCAGCGAGAGACGGGATCTTGGTAAGCGGTCCAGGGTGAGACGATCGCCAGGCGGCAAGGCTGCTATTCGGAAATGGCTCGGCATCGGCCAGGTCGCGTTGTAGACTGCTTCCCTGATAGTACGGCAACTGAGAATTTAAGATGGCACTTTTCGCACTGGTATCGTACTGGGCGAGTGTCATAGCCAAGGCGTCGATCGACTTGTTGATGGCCTTCAGGCTTTGGGTGAGTTCGGCTTGATAGGCGACGCCTGACTCGGCGAGACTCTCGGCCCGGGTCAGGTCGTATTGAATCAAGCTAAAGCGGGAGGGCGCCAATTTGAGGGCGCCGTTTTCTCCAAGAAGCTGCAACGCATCCCATATTTGAGCTAAACGCTGTTGGTCGGAAGTACTTGATCCGGCCGCACTATTGGGGCTAATTTGGAATTTGGCGTCACCCACGCGGCTCAAGAGTACCTTGTCTGGATCGTCTGGCGATTGCCCAATTGGAATCAAGAGCGGAACCTGGCGAGAATTGCGGTGCTGGACGGCCCAGTCGTCGACGTTCTTCAGCAGATATGCTTCAAGTTCCCCTAGCGAAACACTGTCGTCGTCGACCGATGTGGCCATCTTGTTCGCTTCGCCCATAATTCCGCGACCGAAGCAAAGGCCGAAATTCGTTCCACCTTCGTAAGGGTTGGCCCACGATTTCTGCCCGTCGCTACTGGACAACAGTAGAAAGGAATTCGAAAGCTGGATGTCTTGAGGAAGCGACTTGGCCAATTGTTGCGTAGAGGATGGAAAGTCGTTGAAAAGACGGTTCGCCGACCATTGAGACTCCATTCGCCCCATATCGAAAACCAAAAGTTTGTACGACTTAGGGTACTTCTTAACCTGGGGATGTTCGGCGATCGCTCGGAGTATCGATTCGAGCGGAACGAGTTTGCCGTCGGCCACCGGCTTGTCCGGAGACAGGGCCTGGCTGTTCTTCGCCACAAGGTAGGGAACACCATCGAAGTTGGTGATGCCGTGACAGCTAAAATAGAAGATCCATCCGCCAGGCCGGGGTCCGCCGGGGACACTGGCCGTTTCCAGGTACTTCGTTACGGCCGAGGTGAATTCAGCTTCATTCAGGTCGGTCCAAGGTTTTTTCTGCTCGGCTCCTGCGGCCATTCCTTGACCAGCTACCAGTTCGATATTACTTGCCGCGTCCTCCATCGAGAGTGTGAAGTTGCTGCGATCCTCTTGGGCATACGCATTGGGAGCCCACAACGAGTCATCGTGCTCAAGAGAGGCCAAATGCATCATCGGGGTCTTGGTCGGTTGGCAGCCGATGATAGCAATGAACGAGCCAACCAGCAGCACCAAGGCGAAGAGCAGAAGGTTAAGAATACCGATATTCTTCGGCCCCTTCGGCTTGTTGTCTTGGAGATAGGTTTTTTCTGAGCGATTACCGTCCGCTGCCGGTTCATTTTTTTTTCGGCCACGCCAGTCAGAAGGATCTTTGGGGGCCTTCGAGGCAGGCTGAGGGGTATTAGCCGGTTTGCCTTTGGTATTCGGTTTACCTTTACCTTCACGCCAATCGGCCATGATACGCGCCTAGCTTCTTATTACACGGGAGTCATCGAATCTCTGTAGCGTCGTTCTCTGGCGGTGATTGTAGAGCAATCTTGCTGCCATTCCATTGAGGTTACCAGATAAACAGTTCCTAAGTGAGCGAGATTCTCCGAAAATTACAGAGTCAAAACGTTACCAGAGAACAAGAAAACAAAACGCCACGTCTTGGTTAGCCAAGGACGTGGCGTTTGAAGCATTCATACTTGCAGCGAACAGATTGAACTAGCGGGCGATCGAGATCGTACTGCCAGGTCGCAGTACTCCCAGGGCCAGACCATCGACAGGACTGACATGCACCAAGCTGTCGTCAATCTTCATGACCTTCACCTTGCCGTCGATCGTGTGATCGCCGCGTCGGCTATGAATCTGAATGGACAACACCTCGCCGATACTCACTTCGGCCGTTTTAGGCATGTGCATCACTGCGGTCTTGGCACGATCCAGGACGAACTCGACCTTGGTGCTCACGACCGTGGGTTTCGTAGCAACGGGCACTTCCGGAATGACGAACGTGTCTACTTCCTGATCGTGGATAAACACGGGTGCTGTCGTGGAAACTGCCTGAGCGGAAACGGTCTTTACTTCCGATTTCCTGACGACCTGAGCTGGAGCTTCTTCAGCGAATCCAATATTGATTGGGGCATAGAAGTTAGCTTCCGGAGCTTGGACTGGTGCTGGCGGCAAAGCAACGAATTCTGCGCTTTGCAGCTTGGAAATCGAAGCTTCCATGGGTGTCGGTGGTGGAATCGGTGGCAGCGGTTCGCCCACACCAGGAGCCGTTTCGCGATCAGGAACCGGCGGAGTCGGAACCGTTTCACGATTGTCGTCGGCGGCAGGCACCACGCTGATCGGCGGACATGCAGACAGGGCTTGCATGGCAATCGCTCGGATTTCGGCTGAAGGTTCGTGCCAGCATCCGTCCGTTTCGCCGTAGGCCATGTCCTGTAGCTTCTCTTGGATTTTCTCGGTGCAGCAGTTGTTGCCACAACCATCGTGGCAGCTACAGTTACCAACCAAGGCCAGAACGGTCTCGGCAGCCGTCTTACGCACCTCTTCGGTGCAATCGTTCAGACCGGCCAGCAGAGCGGCTTCCACTTTGCCTTCTTTGTCATAGCACCCGCAACCGATGGTGGCGAGATACTTCAGCGCCTTGATCTTCTGTGGTGCTAGATCTTCTTCGGCCTTGATCTCGGCGGCAGCCTTGATCGCCGGATTGGGTGATTCCATGTTAGCCGGGTCGGCAATGCGCTTCAGCGGAGGAGTTCGTTCGCGCTGAGGATTGTTGCCGCGTCGGTTGACTCGATTCGCGTTCGCGGCATCGAATGCCTGCGGGATGCCAAGCTTATTCCAGACCGTGACGGTCGGTGGAACCGAGCTGACTGCACATCCGTTGACGAACATGGCTACGCACGCAAGAACGGCGTACGGCAGGGATGGCCTGACCATGGTTAACTTCCTGTTGTTTATGGCGCAAGTTCAATGAATGCTTGTGGCGAGAGTAAATTCAAACCCACGGGATCAGCGCGTATTTAAATCTCCCCCCACATGCACTACCATCGGAGTCCATGTTCCATAAAAACACTATTCAAGATGCTTGCGCCATGGTCTTCCTGGATAGCGAACTCAACGAAATCCGCAAAGTCTGCCAGGGCTTCCAAGGTAAATAGCAGAGTTGGGAGGTGCGCGGACTGGGTTGAGTTTCCGGCCTAAGCAAATGCTAGCAACGCTTGTGTCGTGTAACTAGGGGAAATGCTCTAGTCGAACTGCAGTTTATAAACCGGAGCACGCTCTTTGGCAGGAGTTGCCTGGGCTACGGTCTCGGTCGATTTGACTCCGCCTGAAGATTGCCGTCCACTCGACTCAAGCGTGTAGTTTGTTCCCGGTTTGAGCATGGCACTCTCGAAGATCCACGTGACACCGTCCGGATCGAGACGTGGCTGAAGTGGCAGTTCTTTGATGCTCGGTTTGTATTTCGGGTCGGTGGCTGCTCGTCCGTTAACAAATACCACTTGCGTCTTGATGACCATTAGTTGCGACATGCCTGCTTCCATCGGGTCATCGCTCTTGGGACCAACCCTCACGACCAGATCCAGTGGCTTGGACTTCAAGTCAGCGCGATTCACCGCGCGGACGCGTAGCTTGTGGGTGGTGCCAATATCCCACTTCAGCTCTGCCGGACGAATGTTCAGCACAAACTGAGGAACTCGCAGGAACGTATCGTTGGGATTCGGCAAGATATTTCCCACCAATGGTTCCAGTTGCAATGGCTTGTCGGCAATCGTATCGCCAGGGCCCGGCGAACCGTATTCCAGGTACTTAATGCCAGAGTCGTTATCTTGCGTGGGAATTGTTACCTTGAGTCCCTCGTTGACAGGAATGGTCAACGGCGAAGGTTGGATATTGATCGTCGGTGGATCTTTGTCGATCACGACCGGAATCCTCAAATCGTTGACCTTCTTTGGGCCATTGTAGATCTCGACTACAAAATCTCCGACAAACGTCTCGTAGGTCTTCGCACTTAGTCCGGTAGCGACGACATCTTGCAGCGTTGTCGCAATTACTAGCGGGCCTTCTGCCTGAGCGGCGGTCAGCTCGGCCGAGAAAGACCGGTTCGCGTAAATCGTTTCGGTGAAATTCAAACGGGCCGACTCGAAACCGTTGCCTTGTTCGAGCAGCCCCAGCTGGATCTTGTCGGGATTGATCTCACTGGCACCATTGAAGCTATTGGTATCGGTCGAGATAGCCAGCATCCAGTCGATGGTTTCAATGTTGGATGGAAGAATGATTGGAAGCCGATTGGCCGGCCATGAAGAGGCCATCACGTTGATCGCTGGTAGCGGTTTTTCTTTGTCTTCGTCTTCGACATGAGGTAGGTACGAGTCCAGACGCAGAGCCTCAAAGCCAGCCGAAGCATCGACGTCGAGTTTTCCCGAATCCAGGTCCATTACATTGCGAAATGCACGGTGCAGGGTCGGAAGCTTCTCACTCGAGGCAACGTTCAATAGAACGGGGCGTTTGACCGGCTTGGTACCATCGAGATTAAGAATTGCACCGAGTGTCGCTGTCGCTTCCGGCGACGCTATGGTGCCGAATGCTTGACGTTTGATGAGTTCCGAATCGGCGAACGTATCTTCCCATCTAAAATCCCATTCCACACGAATCGGCACCTTCGCTAGATTATGGGGAAGGCTAGGAAAGCCAAACAGTCGCTGTTCGTCCCAAGTTGCTGTGGGAAGCGAACGAGCTCCGGTGATCGGTTGGACGACCATCTCCAAACGCGAAAGCTTATCCGCCGGCAAAACCGACGTTTGAAAGTCCAAGTAAGATTGAGGCTTTCGAGGTACCCATTCGATCCACCGCATCCAGCGTACCGGCTTACCGTTGGCGTCCTTGTTCTCCTGATCTTCGATGACTGCCAGCAGTCCATTCGAAATATCGGTTGGCGTGACCTTGCCTGCTTCACCTGGCTTTCCGTCAGGACCAGGGGGGGCCGGCGGCCCAGTGAATCTCAGCCACTGGCAACGATCCGCTGGCACAACTTCATTAACTATGCGCCCGCGGGCTCTTGTCGCCGGTGGCGGGATTTGATCGTACGACGTAACGCTGACATCGTTCGCTATTCCGGTCGGTAAAAAGTCCGAGCCAAGGTTGATCGAGGGACGTTCGTAAGACGCGACACGCCATGGATCGATTTCGGCATCTTGGCTATTAGCTCCGCCATGCAGGGGCTTGCGGTGGTACTGATCCGAGAAAATACGCCCTGTCGGCATTAAGCTCGTCTCTGGACGAATGACAGGGTACAGCGAGACATTCACCTTGCGGTTGACCCGTGAACGATTGATTACACCCAGGCGGAATTCCGATTCTCGGTTATCGAAGAGGGGGATTTGCACGCGTGGGCCATAGTAAATCCCTGGCCCTGATGCTCCGACTTGCTGCACGACTAGATCAATCTCCTCGGCCCAGGGAAGAGAAACGTTAAGCTTGCAAGACCGGCTTGATTCAGCACCGGGCGGAATGTACTTGGCGGGAATGGTAAAGATGATTGGCTCGTTTTGGGCCGCTCGGATATCGGCCATATCTCTTCGCTGGGCATTCTCTTCGCGGTCAAGTTTGGCGTAGACGCTGCCTTGGATGGTAATGGGGCCGCTGGCATCAATCGTATAGTTCAGTGTATTGGTGGCCGCATCGAGAACTTCGTTCTTAAACGACACGTCTAACGCATTCCTGTCGTATTCCACGGTAAAAACAACTTGCCCAGGTGGGAAATTCGCTGCCATCAGATCGAACTCGAAATCGACTTTTTCAGCGACGCGATCAAGTTGAAGCGATTGGATTTCCTTGCCGGGGGTGACGGTGAGTCGCGGTATCTTTTCTTTCACAGGAAAGCGGAAGGGGAGAGGTGAGACTTCTCCCACAATCTGAGGTGTATCGCGCCAATCGAGCGTACGTACCCGGACCTGGTAGCGGACTTGGCTTCGGTAATCGGCATCGGCTGGCATGTTGCCCTGGATCGTTTCACCCAGTTCCACGAAAGGATCTGCAGAGTCTTCAGCCGGAGGGCTGCCTGCCGCTGCAATCTGCAGGTAGAGATCTCTTAGCTTCTCCATGCTCTCCTGCGAGGCTCGCGGCAGCATGGCCGTGGAAAGACGGGCTAAAAACGGGGTAGAGTTATCGATGTATGTGTAGTCAGGGACCGGCTGCTGTGAGAATTGTCGGAGCGAGCCCGCCATTCTCTTGCGATCGGTCGCTGTCGGCATCGCGGTTCGTAGATAGCCGATCAGTCGTAACGCGTCGGCCATCTGGGCATTCAAGTTGGTCGACTCTTTGTCTCGCGGTACGATCGTCATGTCGGCGTTGGCAAAACGTCGCATCCCCTCGAGTTCACTTAGGGAACGATTGATGACACCTTCTAGCGGCAGGTGCGTCAGTTCAGGTCCAGAGGTTCCACTCGCGGGGACTTCGAGCATGCCGATCGTGACGTCGCGAATGTCCTTCAAAAGCGATTCATAGTCGGCCAACGTGGAATCGCTGCCGGTATGTTCGAACATTTGCGTGAGCTCGGGAACGTGGTAGACGCTGTAGTTCCAGCTGAGAACCGCGTTGCGAGCTTTGCTGCCGTCGTCGGTTAAATCCGCACTCCAGGTCAGATGATACGGCGTGTCGACAAACTTATTCCAAGATTCGATAAGGTTATCCGCCGGCGTATCGCTGATAGGCGGAATCATCTGGACTTCGCGTTGCTGTTGAAGATGAGCCAGGAGGATTTCCAGCGAATGCTTCATCATCGACAGCTTCTCTTCCGGAACCGTGCCGGTATCGAACAGCAAACGAAATTGGTAGCCAATCAAGTAACTGTCGAGACGACGAAAGTATTGCGGAGCAAAATCTATGGGGCTCCAGATCATGCCGCCACGGCGAGAAGGAGGTTGGGCTAATTGATCTCGTAGTTGCCAGACTTCATCGAGTGTTGCCCATCGCGGGTCTTTTTCTTCCGGCGATTCACCATCCTTAGCGGCGTCTTCTTTCTCGGCGTCGGATTTAGGTTCCGGCGGCGTCGGCTCCTTTTCTTTCGCCTCGGGCGAAGAGGGGTCCTCGTCTTTCGGTTGTTCCTGAAAATAGCGGCACACAAACTTAGCAGGAAAGTCCTCGGTGAGAATCCCTTGGCCCCCTTGAAACAAACGTGGCGTTTGAGCGATGACGCCTTCGCCGAGGTGATTTTGAACCCTTACGCAGATGTGGTGATACAACTCGTCGAGATCCAATGCGTTGTCACTGGACATGTCGCTGATGCCCTTGCCGGTGAATGCTTCCTGGACGGCTTGCGAAAAGACCGAGTTTCTTTGTAGGGATAACGAGAGCGATTTCTGGCCATTCTCGTGCGAGGTGATCAGAAATAGATTCGAATCGTCGCGACCTCGCATCTCGCTTTCTAGAGCCGACGTGAAATTGTTCTCGTAGAGATCGATCCGTCCATCGGTCACAATCGTGCCGGCATCAAGCAGCACTAATTTCAGTGGGCAATTGGCCGTTTCCATCCAATCCAGCACGACATTCAGATCAAGGACGCCACTGTTTTGCCAGTTTGCGAGCGAGTTCCGCAGGAATGTCGGAGTGGCCACCACCACGTGGGGCGTTCCTTCGACGTCATATCTTAATGTATGGGCTTGAATGTAGAGTACGCAGGCATCATTCTGGCCGGGGGTATTGCCATTTGCGGCTTGCGCGGCCAACTGCTCGATAGGAGGAAATGATTCTTCCAGGGCAATGCTGCCGATGTGGAAAGATTTCGGGTCGTGATTTCCTTCTTTGGCAAGTTCCTGAGCAACGGAACTATGAACCAGTGGAATGGTTGCCCAAAGATCGTATTCGATCGGGTTGGCCGCAAAGAAATAGGTCCGCTGCTGGGCAGGGGGGAGCAGAAACCAAATCAGAACTCCGAGAAGAACCAGAAAGAGTGTCGCCACTAAAAACAGGCGAACCATCCGGTTCATCGGCTGATTGCCTTTTGAAGGGCGGTGCTTCCAGTCCTGCTTCATGCCGGGAGTAAGCTTGGCCATGTTATTCTCGTGCTACGGCGTTGTTGGCAAGTGGCTGTAAAAACAGACCGGTTCTCCTCCAAAAGACACGATGCTGCAAATTACACTTCCGGTCATTAAATCAAACCCACCTGGGGTTGCAAGTCAGCGAGTCGCAGTTGTTTGCCCGCGAGTGCCGATTTCCCCGCGAAATCTACCTCACAGTAAGAATGAAAAAGCGAACCGCCTGGTGGTGGTCCGCTTCTTATACGTAGCAGTCGTTGATCGTTACTATTGAACCAACAAGGCCGCATTCGACAAACGATTCAGCACTTCATCGACTGCTTTCCCCATGACGGTATCCAGGGAAAGTTCGTCCGGCTTCTCGCCTTTTTGTTGAATGACAAGCTTGCCTTCTTCGACGAGTCGTTTCAGTTCCTCGACGAGTTGATCTCTCGTTCGCGTGCCGTCCATCTGCGGCACCAAATGCTTCGAAAGGTCATCGACATTGACCGTTTCATGTCGACAACTGGTCAAGCGGTTGGTGCTTTCGGCCTGCATTCTCGCTACGGCCGAGGTCTTGGGGAACTCAGAGATATCGGCGGTGTACCTCGAAGGGTTGTACTGCAGTTCGACAATCCCGCTGACGGTCATGTGAATGAGATTAGTGGCCAGCGATCGCTTGAGCGCTTCAATCTTCGTTGCATCCGCGATAACGCCGTCGACCATCTTGTTCATCGCATTCTGGAAAAGATCCTCGAAAGCGATCGCACAGGGATAGGCTTCTTTGAGCTTCAAGACCGTTTCAACTACCAGCGGGTCTTGCGTGGTCATCGTCTGCCGCGTGATCGGATTAACAAACGTCCGTGGATCGCCCGGCTTGGGCGCTTTGTCCTTTTCCACCTTTTCTTCCATGTTGCCGGTGACGTAGGCGGCTTCAATCGATTCCAGTTTGAGTGCTCTGGAGACAGGAGCGTCTTTGTGGCACAGCAGTGTTTGTCGGAACGTTCGATTGCGGACGAAGTCGGCATATTGTTCACGCTGAACAATATCGGGTGCGATTCGCTCTAGCGTTTGTGCGATTTCCTTTGGGAAATTGCCGATCCACATTGTCGCGAGCTGCGATTCACCGAGGTATTGCAGGTCGTAGTTCTTTGCCCGCTCGATGAATTCGTGGAAATAGACCGGCGTGTTATCTTTCTCGAGATGCTCGTGGAATAGATAGTTATCCGATTGGCGACGCAGCAGTTGCAGCTCGCTGTTAAGCAGCATTCCGTACGCTCCCTTGTCGGCGGAAACGCTCTTGGCGAGGAACTCTAGCAGTGCTCGCGATTGCTGAATGCGTCGCGGGGCATCTTTGAGGTTCCGCACATGAAAATTCATCATGTCGCGGATCATGCCACGCAGGTGCCACCCCGGATAGGTGTTGTAACTGATGTAGGCGATTCCGTTCTCGTTCAGGTTCTTCTGGCAGATTTCAAAGATCCGCTCTTGAACGTCTTCAGGAATCCAGGAAAAGACACCATGGACGATAATGTAGTCAAACTTACCCATCGAGTCGTCGATGTCGGTACAGTTCATATATTTGAGCTCGATGTTGGTCAGTCCCAGTGCATCGATGTTGAGTTGGCCACGCTCAATTTGCTTCTTGGACAGGTCGACGCCAATGAATTGGCTTTCTGGCAAAGCTTCTGCCATCGGAATGATGTTTCCGCCGGCTGCGCATCCAATTTCTAATACTCGACAGTTTTCGATCGCCGCAGGCTTGATCCCGAATAAATTGCCAACACTTGCCAACCGTTCTGGATGCGATTGGCGAAAAGGGTGGCTAGGGTATGGGACGACATCGTAGCTGTACTCTTCTTCGGCCAGCGATTGCTGTTGCAAGTTATCGGCAGTGCTCATGAGCTCTTTCACGAAGGGGTCAGAAGAATGGGATGAGGTTAAGAGGGTCCGATTACCCTTTAGCTGTTAAGGTCTCATTCTTCCCTCAAATGGGGAAAGTGTCGTGGGCAAAGTCGGGAAACTCGATGAAATCTTCCGGTTTTCCGGGGCATTCTTGGCGATTGCAGTCATCGGGACAGTTAGGGTAAGCCGCGGGATTTTCATGGTGTTGCCGGATAAATTGATTTTGACGGCCGGGATCGGTCTTATTAAAACCTTTCCGGGTGGCATTCATTTTAAAATTCATGGCAGGAAAGCCTTAGGACGTAATTGTTTGACGAGGCACTTAGATACTGATCTAATCGATCGTTGGATCCGTTCCCCCTAATTTAGGCGCAAGTTTTTAAATCATGTTCGTTGTCCTTGAGGTGGTTGTTGGCTCGGAGGTTGGCCGCCAAATCAAAATTCCGCAAGATCGAACGTGCAAAGTTGGACGCACGAATTACTCGGATGAGGCATTCACCGACGACGTGATGATGTCTGGCCAACACTTCGAGATCCGCAATGACGGAAAATATTGCTGGCTTCGCGATCTGGAAAGCCGAAACGGAACCCGCGTGGACGATGACTTTGTCAAAGATAGTCTCGTAATACGTGACGGACAGACGGTGTTCGCTGGACGGACCGAGTTCACCGTTAAGATCGACGGGGGGGCCAAGAGCCCTTACGAGTCGACCAACGTAGGAACGATCGAGCCGGTCCGCAATCGCTCGCTGATGTCGACCACCTTCGGCAGTCGAGCCTATCCAGAGGACGATCCTCGCTTTCCACAATCCGAGTCTGCTCCGCCAGAATCTGCAGGAGCCCCCGCTTCGCCACCAATACTACCGGGCGCTCCAGTACCACCTCCAGCCGGAATGCCTCAGCAGCCGCCTGGGGGTAACTTGGAATTGCCATCGACGTCTGAAACTCCTAGTTTCCCTCCATCAGAAAATTACCACTCGCCCGAGATTGCCAAGCCCGATACTGGCACCGCCCCAGGGCATCCTCCAGGTTTTCCGCCAACGAATACTCCACCATCTCCAGGGATCTCGCCGCCAGGCGCGTCGAAGACTCCGCCCTGGGCGCAGCCATCCGCCACGCCAGTAATGCCTGGCCAACCCATGCCCGGACAAATGGTCCCCGGTCAGCTACCCCCTGGCACGCCTCCCCCTTCAGATCAGCCACAGTTCTCGCCACCCAATAAACGGGGAGGAGACGACGGGCCCGTCTTTAAGTTCGCCAAAGGTGGCGCAGGGGCTCCTCCTGTAGGTCCACTTCCCGACATGCCGCCCACTTTTGGGGCGTCACCTGGTACGCCGCCAGGCAGTCCACCGTCAGTCGATCCTCGTTTCTCAACGCCACCCCAGGCAGAACATCCGTCGGCCCCGGGACCACCTCCTGGTTTTGAATCTCTAAAACAACCACCGCAAAGTCCTCCCGGTAATTTTTCCCCACCTTCGGAAAGGCCATTGCCGCCTGGGACCCCTACAGGTCCTCCTGGCACGCCACCAAGCGGCTTTCAAAACTTTGATGAGGGGGCCGCTGATCCGCCGTCGTTTTCCAGCTTCACTTCGCCTCCTGCTTCGCAAGATCCTGTGCCTCCTGAGAATATGATGGGGCCTCCTGGCAGCCAGAATGCACCTCCGTGGGAAGCTCCCGGTGGAGTGGGAGGTGGGAAGAATCCCAACCTCGATTTCGGGTCAGACGATTTTGGCCCTAGTGTCGGGCCGGCACTCGACTTCGGTGACGAAGCCGATGACGACGATGAACCCCTGTTTGGCCCTCCTTCCTTTGCTGGGGGAAGCGACCCGTCGTTTACCAATCAGATGGGTCCCGAAGGCGGGAATCCCAATCTCGCCGGGTTTTCTCCCGATCAACCGCCAACTGCCAACAAGTTCGCCGGACCGCCGCCGGAGGTCAATCCGTTTCCAGGGACAAGCAGCCCCGAGAACATCCCCGAGCCATCTCCACCGGGTCTGTCGCCCAACTGGCGGAACCCCGATTACGTTTCACCGACTCCATCGCCATCGCAGATTGAAGAAGCGGAAAAGAACGCGTCCCCTTCATCGCCAGGGTCTGTCCACGGCTTGTGCTTTAAAGAAGAGACGACCGATTCCGGCTATCCCGTTTATCACAGCATCATCGAAGGCGTGCCCAAGGTTCCCTTTTCGCCGTTCGCTCTGATCAGCGATTTATCGAAGGTCGCTAAGCCGGTCCTCTCGATTCATTTCATGAGAGCCGAGATGCAAATCCCCGAGGACCTGGGCGGAACGCCTTTGCGGGGCGACTTGGATGCGCAGTTCGCGGCGCTCGGAGGACCGATGCTCTTCTGCCCCGACGATCTCGAACCGTTTCGCGAGATCATCGACGAGCTGTGGGGGCTGGACGCAATTAGTTGCCTCTTTACTTCCGGAGACCCCCAGGCAGTCGTCGAGCATTTTCGGGAAGGGTTGTTCGCTCCCAAACGCGGAGACCTGCCGAGCCCAGGGCCAGGCCCGCAATTCTTTGCCGTCTTTTCGCCCAATCTGTTGACCACTTTCTTGTCGCAGCGCAATCAAGAGACGGTCGACCAATTGCTGGGCAGTGCGGTTGTCGGCGTATTGGCCGAAGTGGCGGACATGCCAGACAGTTGGCAGTTATTTACCAAAAAACCGTGGACCGAATCACTCAAGAAAATGGGCATGAATCGCGTTGTCGAGCAGCCTCAATAGTTCGGCACCACCTCACAACCGAAGCAAGACAACGTCGGGGAAAAGTATGGCGGAAATTCAAGTGGGTGGCTCGCGGTCTCATGCTCCGGAAGTCAACGAGAAGACGCCGTTGCATCTACTGCTAATCGGTAACTTCCGTGGTACCGGTCACCAGGCGGATCGCATGAGCCCGAAGCCGGTCTCCGTCGATCGCGATAATCTCTACGAATTGCCCGAGAAGCTTGGTGTGCGTCTCGATGGAATTCTGGCATCCCCCGACGGACAAACCGAGGACATCGAGTTCCAAGAGTTCGAGGATTTCGAGCCAGATGAATTGTTCGAGAAGCTAACCCTATTCGAGAATCTCCGCACGCTTCGCCGACGCCTGCAAAACCCAAAGCACTTTGACAAAGCCGCTGCGGAAGTCATGGCCTGGGCACCGCAGCAGGAAGCATCGGCTACCACGACGGTCAAGGATACGACGCCCGTTTCTCCCTCGGCACCAGGGTCGGAAGATTTGTTCGCCGATGTCCTCTCGCAATCAACCGATACCAGCGGCTCTCCCTTGGAAACGGGCAACTGGGGGGCGTTTATCGCAGAGGTGCTCGCAGGAAGCGATATTCAAAAAGTCGATCCGCGACAAGATGAATTGATCGCTGTCGTCGATGAAGCAATCCAGGAGACAATGCGGCGCGTGCTGCAAGGAC comes from the Bremerella alba genome and includes:
- a CDS encoding FHA domain-containing protein, which translates into the protein MFVVLEVVVGSEVGRQIKIPQDRTCKVGRTNYSDEAFTDDVMMSGQHFEIRNDGKYCWLRDLESRNGTRVDDDFVKDSLVIRDGQTVFAGRTEFTVKIDGGAKSPYESTNVGTIEPVRNRSLMSTTFGSRAYPEDDPRFPQSESAPPESAGAPASPPILPGAPVPPPAGMPQQPPGGNLELPSTSETPSFPPSENYHSPEIAKPDTGTAPGHPPGFPPTNTPPSPGISPPGASKTPPWAQPSATPVMPGQPMPGQMVPGQLPPGTPPPSDQPQFSPPNKRGGDDGPVFKFAKGGAGAPPVGPLPDMPPTFGASPGTPPGSPPSVDPRFSTPPQAEHPSAPGPPPGFESLKQPPQSPPGNFSPPSERPLPPGTPTGPPGTPPSGFQNFDEGAADPPSFSSFTSPPASQDPVPPENMMGPPGSQNAPPWEAPGGVGGGKNPNLDFGSDDFGPSVGPALDFGDEADDDDEPLFGPPSFAGGSDPSFTNQMGPEGGNPNLAGFSPDQPPTANKFAGPPPEVNPFPGTSSPENIPEPSPPGLSPNWRNPDYVSPTPSPSQIEEAEKNASPSSPGSVHGLCFKEETTDSGYPVYHSIIEGVPKVPFSPFALISDLSKVAKPVLSIHFMRAEMQIPEDLGGTPLRGDLDAQFAALGGPMLFCPDDLEPFREIIDELWGLDAISCLFTSGDPQAVVEHFREGLFAPKRGDLPSPGPGPQFFAVFSPNLLTTFLSQRNQETVDQLLGSAVVGVLAEVADMPDSWQLFTKKPWTESLKKMGMNRVVEQPQ
- a CDS encoding methyltransferase regulatory domain-containing protein → MSTADNLQQQSLAEEEYSYDVVPYPSHPFRQSHPERLASVGNLFGIKPAAIENCRVLEIGCAAGGNIIPMAEALPESQFIGVDLSKKQIERGQLNIDALGLTNIELKYMNCTDIDDSMGKFDYIIVHGVFSWIPEDVQERIFEICQKNLNENGIAYISYNTYPGWHLRGMIRDMMNFHVRNLKDAPRRIQQSRALLEFLAKSVSADKGAYGMLLNSELQLLRRQSDNYLFHEHLEKDNTPVYFHEFIERAKNYDLQYLGESQLATMWIGNFPKEIAQTLERIAPDIVQREQYADFVRNRTFRQTLLCHKDAPVSRALKLESIEAAYVTGNMEEKVEKDKAPKPGDPRTFVNPITRQTMTTQDPLVVETVLKLKEAYPCAIAFEDLFQNAMNKMVDGVIADATKIEALKRSLATNLIHMTVSGIVELQYNPSRYTADISEFPKTSAVARMQAESTNRLTSCRHETVNVDDLSKHLVPQMDGTRTRDQLVEELKRLVEEGKLVIQQKGEKPDELSLDTVMGKAVDEVLNRLSNAALLVQ